aaatatttagtttatataatgttttaataatttagtatttaaattaataattattattacttatcAACGATTTGTTTACATAAtccaaaaaaatacagaaaaaatcaaacaaactttgaattttgtaaggaagaaattttattgatataaatataagGCTACATAAATCTACCTTCAAAATGGTAAAAAcgatttaaatttgatttttttataattcaataaTTTGGGAAATATATGAAATAAATGGTAAAAGAACTTTTCGTTTTTATTCCCACCATTAGAGTTGTTGAGGGTAtgcatatttatatacatacaaaataatatCTCATGTTTCACTGAAACTTGAATTATTGCATTGTGTATGAATgatatacattaaaatttataacagctGTAATTTAACACACATTAATTAAATGTTGATACTTAAACCAAAGAGATGAAAACATTTGCTGAGATGGTTAAAATAAATTCGGAAAAATAAGGTGAAAatgaaaaattctttaaaaaaacttcattatCGCCAGTAAGAagtaagagaaaaaatattttcaccaattgaaattattataacttctaacaatagaaacaaaatattttggttggGAAGGTTTCGATAACACTTACAGTTAGTTAAAGGGATGGAAAAAATAAGAGTTCAAGGCAAAACATATTCGTAACTTCTTTAAAGAGTACAGCATAAAATCagttcaaagttatttttaacctTCTACGTATTATATAAGACTTTCTTTTGAAACAATTTTGGATACGAACAGAGTTATTCCAAGGATGAACCAAATTGAGGGCGCAGAACAAAAAATTCAATATACTCTCAGTAGAAACAATATCGAGCACATTAAACTTATGTCGTATAGGTCTTAAGTATTACCAACACTTTCGTTTAAAACTTTACCACAAAGggaaaataaatgatttaatggCTAACTTCTGGGAGTAAAGGGTTATGTTATTTTCATGGGAGTTGCCTCTAGCGCCAGAGCACAGAACTAAATATCTCTGTAAAGCAGCATTTATGCGGGCCTTCCTATAGTCAAGACAAATACCTGTGTCTAGGAcaagcagaaaaataatttttattattatattcctAATTACTTTTAAGGGGTGTGAATGTTACATATACCGCATTGCATATATAAAGTGGATTATTTATTTAGCAACTAATTTcgtaagaaaaatattattttatttccactaAGGCAAGACTAAGTTTTCATTTTAATAAGGCTATGCATAGAGATGAATTTTGTGAAACCGGATATATTAAAGTGGTCAGTATACTTACAttacaaacaaatataattttatatgacACTTTAATGGATATTTTATGAACAAATTTATTCATGGCCCCAAATTTAATTGCGTTAAACGCTTTAGTTAAGCATGTTTGTAATTGATATCGCAAATAACATGTTTCCATTTAAATGATACAATATTAGCAATATCCTGAAAATAGTGCCAAGCATAAAAAGTGTAATATGAAATGGTTTTTACACATGacatattattattgtttattatgtgAATAAGATAGGTTCGTCTTTACTCATATATTTGATAGAGCATAAATCTGCAGCCGCGTTCTTTGTGTGACCTGCTTTTGTTATCAATGGCAGTGGGTTACCGGTTAGCAATGTTGCAAGGAATTAGATCACCCTTCGCGCAGCGCATCAAGTCGAATTACATCCAATGAACTATTACACCCATTGATTCATCTGTCACGGATATCAAGCTATCGCCTTGCACTCCAGCACGCTCTGAatactgcgaaaaaaaaaaaagaccttcaAGAGTAAAATGAGAAGCTTTAAAAAAACCTCTTTACAACGGACGCAGTGTGGGAGTGAACACGCAATGCTACAGTATTATACATAGTTGAATTTGAACACAATCGCTACATTGGAAACTTTGCACAACATTCGCACTGATAACGCAAAAGCAGATAGCGCTCGAACGATCACATCGCGACGAGACACGGGAGAAAACAAACGAAGGTGCTTATCGGGGTGCATGGACGACAAGAGGTGTGAAGTAGGGGGAGCAGAGGAGAGCTGGCACACGGACAGGGTTGGAGGGGGAAGTGACCTTGAAACGATCTCTAGGTCTACGCAGGGGTGACCGCGGGTATATTAGTCGGTGTTGCAGCCACGCGAGCGCTAGTGTGCGAGCGAGGCCAGGCGAGGCGCGCGCCGAGGTACAGCAGGTAGCGTGCGCAGGACTGGCGGCCGTCATGGGCTCGGACGCGGACGCCGCCTCGAAGAAGCAGAATGGAGGACCGACGGTGCCCTACGACCCGATGGCGGTCACGTGGATGGACAGCCACAGCGAGACCGTGGACAAGGTGTGGGGCCGCGTGCCCGAGCTGTTGCGGCCCGTCATCGTGTTCCTCGCGGTGTTCGTCATGGGTGCCACCATGAGGGGTGCGTGCATTAGCCGTGCTTACAGCACGCAATAACAAGTATTTAGTGTTAACTGCGTACGAGCATGTGTGCACAATGTCTGATACAAAAGCTGGTTTATTGGATTTTTACTAATAATATGAATTGATTGAAGTTTAATTGAATGAAGCATAAGGATTCCTAAtctgtttaactttttaaaattaactgcCATTTCCTTACCTCCAAAAATTTATCTTATTAGAAGACACATGtactgtgtttttttaaattttattacctaaatttgattttttttacatattatataatataataaatagtaataaaaataaataaaaggataTTTCttgtttccaataaaaaaaaattagttgtctgtaaagtcggtttacggacgattgtttaacgtgacaacgtcataacaaaacatttattaaatgattGATCCTGAAgaaaatgaataattatattCGGCGTGACACTGAGCCGTAATAGgattttgcaaccaaaccatttaggcattaaaaatattatattctttgtattataaaatctacctccacatacttttatgaataaaattgaatcattttttattgaattatcactattttgtatggatacaaaggagttaaatgaaatctacaatttaattaataaatttacttttatttgcattcattaatttaaatatatttattacttttgaagtgtcgtgtgcgccgtatttatttttacaagtacaaaaaaaaatcagcagcTGGGATTTGATCCGTCAATCTATCGGCAGCcatgctaaccgcacagccacgaggccatattgtaaacaattgtttcagatgttataaatttataatattccaGGCACGATAttagtttgaatttcttttaatcagcatattctctgttggactcgaattatttacacgctcgtggacTCATAACTATAaaacggtgtgtgatttagtttatcaaataataactcataacaaataattaccaatgtcaaactaaagcgtgaaaagtatcataccagcaattaatatttagttacacagctaaaacaatactcatacaacactgtttaaatatactgatttacactagttataaaaataatacgtacttgtaagaacgccatttcctggcgaatatactcccgtggcgcggtgcacaacaataacctcggttTTCCGCCATGTGCCagccgagttctctgtactgtccgcaacataccagagagatttCACGCATGCgaacaatgagcaaacaggacacgtccgtagtgggacatccgtagtgggacatccgtagtgggacaatttttcgtgcgtgcagccagcgttcatcgatttattagacgttgtctcgtcaaaaaaATATGACAATGGTCGAActcatttttaatttatgattgaAAGTCTATAAAATAACTCGTTCGCAAATCAACATAGCTATAATTCATAACGTGATATATCAAGTAATAAATCTTTGTATAAGAAATTGTAATATTATCTCTTGAAATATCGTTGATAATTTGACAAATTAgatgttttttcttttgtacgAATAATATATCTTCTGACtccaacttatttttaaatttcatgtaagataaaacttaaaatttaatgattttaccATTATTGAAATTCCAAGATGAAAAATTCAATGcaaaatgtaattataaataaCAATCTGCAATGGTTTGTGATTAAAAGTGCAGAGAGATTCAGAAgaaaatcaataatgattaatttgtgtttttaagcCTATTGGATTCATGTAATCTCACTGCAGAtcagaatttgtttttatttcggCAAACACAAATACACCTTAGTTTATAAATTCGTCTAAAATAACCTGTtacttaatttacaaataatttttggaGACTGAATAGGAAAAAATTGCGATTTCCTTAAACGGTTATTGCAATGGGTAAATTTGATTTAAGATGTTTTGTACTCGTACATACACCAATGGCTGTTTACAcggtatgtcataagaaacctctataacaaaaaaaagtgataaatAGGCAAACACAAGAACAAGGCCAAATCAGTTGAGATAAAACAATTAGAAACATAGTCAGCAGAGAACATTCCATGGAAGGAATGAGTCAAGtaattattacagcacagacatATACAGTGGGCTATCAATtttggggtcgttaccacaacgccgaattaacacatcgccgaaataccataacgccgaatgtcaaaattgaccacaacaccgacagctataaaactgctgtgtaccacaacgccgaaataacaactgaatgaatttgtgtgtgcttCTTAAatgtaccataacgccgaaatatcacaatcaaacctaaccttacctaacctaacctaacctagcgtaatataacctaacttaacctagcctatcctagcctagccgagcctaacctaacctagtccaacctaacctagtctaacctaacctagtctaacctcaactagtctaacttaacctaacctttgtggcagtcctgcaatgacatttttcggcgttgtggtacacagcagttttataactgtcggcgttatggtcaatttggcTTTTTGGCATTGTGGTGAGTCCCCAACAATTTAGCAACAAGaaaagtaaataaagacaaaaaaagacCTTCAACAATACAGAGAAAAACAGAAGAACCCAACTCCGATACTAAATACATAAAATGGATAACACAATTACAACACAGAGATGCACAGGCAAACCCAGCGATGTATCAAAGCACATATCTTGGACGCGAGCACTCTTAGAACGCTcacggtgttcgtctgtgctgtcatctctgtggtgtccagaatatatgTTTAGTCCGTGTTCTGTCGTGGTGTTTTCCAATTCATCTGTTTTGTCTAATTGGTGGATTCAACTGTTATTgtgttttttggtttttattttaagttcttGATGCTACTGTCTCGTCATTGATAGCCCACCATGTCCGTCTGAAGGAATAACTATTTGACTTATTTCTTCACCGGAATTTGctgtgctgtctatgtttttTCGACATTACCTTATATTACCTTATATTGGCTGGTTTTCTTGTgtatacatgtttatattttcttatgttaattGAGGTTTCTTCTGGCATGCCGAATGcccaaaaaacattttatactaGAAATTGTGATGATTCTGGTGCCTTATTTACGAATAATattgatatataaaataaagattGTTTTGTTTCTGATTCACAGGTGAATGGCTCATCATGTTCATCCACTGTTTGAAATATTTAGGAATCATTCATGGTGACGCTTCCATTAGCTTCAGCCACATCAAGTGGTCGGAAGTAACCTTAGAATCTCTGTACCTCAAGAACGTATTCTACTACTGGTTAGCAGCTTGTACAGTTTCCTACACAATGTACTTCGCTATCGGTGGTTTTTTGCATGTAAGTCATGTTACAGTTTTCTATCAGAGGTTTTCGGCAATTAAATTTAATTGCTTTAAGGTACATATGCAATTTTAATTCAGGCTTtcctttataaaaaattaaatcaataggAATTTCTTTAATATAATGGTCAAATTAATACTCCAATTTTACGTCAGTGAAAATAAGTGAAATATTTCATCCTCTTCCGAAAGCCATTCTTTCGCATGATTCTCTTTACTATTTCATTGATCATGTCTAAAGTATGttgtattttgtagtgatatacaataaaaataatgtattcaaAGCCATCTCTAATAGGTTTTCttttcaaatactttataatgaatttaatatgtaattaaaattatttattcacagTCAAATTGATGAGTATTATCtaaattttaaagtaaacatAAATTTTCAGAGTTagttaattgaaatttttaacgGTACATAGAGGTAAAATGAAATCGAAATTTTAagactttaatttaaatatttattcccaATTTCACTGAACATTTTACAATATTCCTTAAGGCATgattattttaacttaaataatataaatatgatcaaataaaatttaaaagacacATTTTTTACACTTTATCAATTTAGATTATCAAAAACATTTCGAACCAGAAATCAGAAATATCTTCTTTGCTTttgattggaaattttttttaattatatataattttcttatgAAAAGcgaatagttttaaatttacaaCAAATACTACAAAGCAAAAAAGAGGGAtgactatttacattactaaacaAGAGCACCAATTATTAAactcaattttttaaatagtttattaataaagattcacagaaaattattaaaataatgttggaAGCAAATTTTGTACCcacttaatattttaaaaattaattaataaaatttttacgaaGAATATAAAAGCACTTCGGTATTTTTTCTAGGTTTATTGCTATCTAAAAGATTGTTATCAAAACTGTTTTTAAACTCGTATTGTTATATGAATCGCGTGATTTCAGTTTGACACGTTGAACGCTTGAAATTTGATCAAGGTTCActgattttaaataatgttatgaaATAATTGGGCAAATTGTCTACTTACGATAAGAACACGTGGCACTTACCATCGATCATGCAGGAGCACAGAGCAGTATAACGAAGAGTTTCGGGTTCTATTTTTTGCCCTGGATTTGAAGAGACCCTAAAACAGTCCTTCCTGCCCTAGTTAATTAAAACATTCATTATGTCCGGCTGCAGGGAGTGTGGTCATAGCTTTGGAAAACCAAACTATAAATAACATAACTAACATAAGATGGTACAAAGTTTTTACGCTCTAAGTAACGATGTTTCAAAGGTGTAATTTGCTGTTTGAGGATGGTTTTTACTTGTGTGTTCCTAAATTATGATTGTTCTATATTATGACCATTTGTCTTCGGGTTGGTGAAGGGGGAacgggggggggaagagagagagagagagagattaaaaAAGATGCGAGATGATTTCTCTGAATAAAGGATTTTATTTGTGTTGAGGCAAAGTGATATTTTACAACACCTGGAATTACAAACCACTTACCACTAATTTTTCTGTACGTAAGGTTTTTtcaatagaatttaatttttttttttattttctcccgaaataaatttttatacttgaCACTTCTGTGTgttattttcttaattaaatcTAAGTTAAGACGGTTGAAAGCGGTGACTACTGTAAGATACTACTGTGGGAGACTGTTGTGAGTGACTGCTGCGAGTGACTGTTGTTAGTGACAACTAAAAGTTAATGCTGCGATAGACTGCTGTGTTACTGCTGTAAGTGACTGCTGTAAGTAAATGCTGTACCTATGTGAATGTTATACCAGATTTCTGTGAGTGACTACTGTGAGAGACTGCTGTGAGTGAGTGCAGAAAGTGAATGTTCTGACTGCTATGAAAGACTGCTGTAAGTGACAGTTGTAAGTGAATGCTGCACTAGATTGCTGTCAGTGACAACTGTGAGAGACTGCTGTGAGTGACTGCTGAAAGTGAATGTTGTGACTGCTGTAAGTGAATGCTGTAAGGGACTGCTTTTAGTTAATGCTGTTAGTGACTGCTGTAAGAGACGGCTGTGACTGCTGCAAGTGACTGCCGAAAGTGCTGCCGCAGTGGTACTACTACCTGAACAAGCGCGACCGGCCGCACGAGTGGAAGTGCCAGCCGGAGAAGTTCATGCCGCCTGATCTGGAGCGACACGAAATCGTGTTCGGCTGCACCAGCCTGGCGTTCACCAGCACTCTATCGGGCGCCGTCGCCTGCTGGGTCAGCAACGGCGGCTGGTCCACCGTCTACTACGAGTTCGGCGAGTTCTCGTGGACCTGGTGGTTCGCTCAGTGGCCCGTCATCTTCGTGTACCAGGTGACCAGTAGCTTCTATCATTGCTCAAGTACTATCAAATAACCCAACCAATTCTAGGTATTTTATTTTGAACctttacttttataaattttacacgAAAACCGTTATCTATAGAAAATTTAACATCttacaataaaaactaaattgcgtttgataataggaaaaaaattcgtaaatcttaaatcaaatataattatagtagtaaataatatttcctcAGGCTACGGGTTCCTTGTAGCCTAGTGGATTGTGAATGGGGTCGGCCATCTTGATTGTAACGTCATGGGGGTCATCTTGAGTAATgaagaactgttgaaattttctttacggttgccatattgaattctgatctcacagtggccatcttggatgaccttgaacctCAGCCGCAATTTTGAATTTCGATATCTTGtaatccagcagacgaaaacaagatggtcgcCATTACGTCAACTGGCTGATGAAATATCTGCCTTGGAAATAGTGGTGGGAGGTCGGTCTGCCGGTGTCTTCCGTGGAAGAAAGATGCGATACTATTTTTAATGGAATAACCTCGCAGGGtccaaacacagttttttttatataatcaaaatttaaccaagcaatttttttataaattttaaaaacaatcccAATTTTTCTGATGAAAAATAAGGTTTTTCAATATCGCGGACAATATTCGAAATGGTGAAAtgatatttattaaacatttattatttaaattattttataaatttgttattttttttggttttatatctcattatttaagtaattttatgaTAGAGACTGTAACGAAAAAGTGCAactgtgacatcataatccaagatggtgggcgtaacgaaaattttGACGTTCGGAGATTGGGTCACTAGATTCCAAGATGGCAACATTTAAGAAGGCGgctgaggtcaaggtcaatgtcatccaagatagccatGGCAGTCGTAACAATAGTTTCAACGGAGACGTCATCTTTTAGATAGCCGCAATGACGTCACACCCAAGATGGCCAACTCCATCCACATTCCAAAACCAGGAACCAGTAGCCagagaaaatattctatactactttttgtatttataatatgcCTAAAAGGATTCCTaagtttatagtgataatttaaatttagaaaatttaagtttcattttaaaataactttaaagcTCTTTAAAAGTTGCATTGAAATAACATAACTTTAGTTTTAAATGAGTTTCAAATGTAAGGAAATTGCAAATAATTGTAAGATTTCTCTAAACAGACTCTAACGTTTTGAATTTTGTGGCTTTTTGAAATTGTTAAGAAAAGGTTTTTGGTTTGTTTTAGCATGTTCGCCTCTTGTTAGCTAAAAAATGTTTCGTCGTACAACATTTATCAACTAGCATCATAAAACCTTTTTCGCTTAAGAATACGGTGATTCGTTCCAAGATGCTTAACTAAAATAGTCACCACTAccgtaaatttttaatgtagatgttttcttggcaaataatttttgacgtgacaacgtctaataaatcgatgaacgccggctgcactcacgaaaaagtgtcccactacggatgtcccactacggatgttcctgtttgctcattgtacgcatgcgtgacatctctcttccactcaattggaacgaccatcgatttgacttttcaatcatattttcgtcgtttgaattattaatattatgtaatttaacgatcgtccaccgattttcagcacaatcggtgcggttatttaaaagtaatgttaaatattcaaatacgttttgaaccaacaatggtgttttacagttacacataataattcaaattacaaccgggatcttttgcacaatgttttaaaaaaatattgtaacaccttataaataagtttggtgtatttgtgatgcgtatttgttataaaatcgagttatgaaaacaaaataatattattcccctatcgtgaacaaaatttttataaactttatatataacatctgaaactatcagCTATCAACaatggcctcgtggctgaacgGTCAGTGgtacattatttttaagattgtcggttcgaatcacggcaggtgcaattttttttttgaacttgtaaaaaaatacggggcacgtaacatttcaaaagtaataaatatatttgaataatgaatgcaaataaaagtaaatttattaattaaattgttcatttcatttcactccttctttgtatccatacaaaatagtgataattcaataaaaatgattcaattttattcataaaagtatgcagaggtagattttatcatacaaaagatagaaaaattaaaaattttttatgcctaaatggtttgtttgcaaaaacctattacggctcagtctcaggccgaatatgatatttccttttcttctggatcaatcatttcatcaatgttttgttatgacgttgtcacgttaaactatcgtccgtaaaccgactttacagacaaccaatttttttttaaaataaaatattaattattttgttcgAGAAAATTGTAATTGTGAGTTTTACAACAGTACTGATTGGACTCATGCTTGTCGATGCTTCTCGAGCAGGACTACACGACTTACTGGCTGCACAGAATCTACCACACGCCCTTCCTCTACAAGCACTTCCACAAGATGCACCACAAGTACAAGCAGCCCACTGCCTTCTCCGTGACGGCGATACACCCGGTAGAGATACTCCACATACAGATATTCATGATGCTGCCCATCTTCAGTGTGCCGATACACTTCGGTGAGTTGGTCTTCGGTACTGGCCTGTTGCTTGCAGCGAGGTAATGGCCTGCTGCTTGCAGCGAGGTGCTGGCGAACACTGCCGTATGAAAATAAAAGAGTGTGGAAATCGTAAGAAACTCAAATTAAACTATATCgagtaaaacttttaaatattatgaaaaaaatcgTAATAAGTGTTAggtaacatttatttagacatatgTTAAATTCACATGCAAggtttttttaaagcatatatatagcATAAAAACCAAGTTTTCTCtcattttaagttatacttcGGGGAATTTTGCAGATAATTTACACTTTGTTATTTAGTATCTGAATCATAAAggtgtaattttataaataaaatttataccaaattaatttttgtccattaaataaataaattaatattctttttgcaaaatatcagtattttaaacattaaaattttcttttctttaaaaaaaaattagtcaattTTTTTGGTACATAAAAAATAAGCATTAATATTTTAGAATAACCTATTGGATTTACAATACATCCTTAACTAACTAAAATAAATACcgatttatctttaaaaaataaataaatgattaattttttatcggaaaaatagataattttttaGCAATAAGTAATTCAAAGcgtaatatttcattatattatataactattaaatattaagaattttAGTAAACAATTCAGAGTTAATGGCCTCACAGGAATATTCTATTGCATCACTTATTACACAAATGCATTCTGTGCCGGATCGTTGTTAACATTTGTTGTTTTCAAGTaggtagtgtatttttttaaatttaacaaaataaaatcgaagaattttttttattaaatttgagtaTTTTTTATAACACCCACAGGAGACATAAAGTATTTGCCATTAATATAACATCATGCTGAAGCTGCTAGTTCCGTGGCCCGAAATGAGGTGGTTTTTGAACATCACATCTACTCCCATCGACAAGAGTGGGCAACGCTTTTGGTTCAAATTTCTAGCGCTCAGAGTGGTAATGCGCACTACTAATTTCATCTTGCAGATGCAATTTAGGAAATTTCAACAtgaagaaagataaaaaaatatctgCTTTTGCacttaaacataataataatgaccagttaaaattccaaacaaataataaatcgattaaaatacaaattaataattgTTAAAGACCACAATAACCCATCCCCCCGGAAATAAAAAGCTTATGTCACAACTGCCCGCAGCACTCGCTGCGAGAGAGCGTAGCTGAACATTGTATGGACAGGAAAATTATATATTAAGAAATCCTGGTGCGTCATTTATCTGACACTTCAACGATTGAAAAAACGAATAAGCAGAAATGAACCCTTGTATCATGCTACCTACTTTCTTTCTTTACGTTTTGTAAAGATGCGATACCTACATTAGAACTTGttatgttataaattttagtatcttcaaataaataaaaaatataactttcaaaATAGCCCAActataattactaatattttttaaggGTTCGTTTCCAATCATATAATATTGAAAAGCATTATTACTGTTATGAATGTTAGGAAGGTCTTATTATAGTGTATAAGCGTAAATTTTTTTCAGTCATATAACTtctaaagaatattattttaaatatttgattaaatacgattttaaaaataatatgtgtaGATACTGGTTTCTGAACGATGTTTCAGACGTTTAATTAGgtcatataaattaataaaacagagATGAATACTAACGCTTGCGTAGAAAACTgcttaaatattagttaatagaaaactatgttttaaaattgCAATTAAGTGTCAAGTATAACTTTGAATTTACCAATATTACGTAAGACTGCCATGTGTGTTGATGTTCTAACGCCACACTAtacatgtgtaattttttttggcaaataaTTATTCCTTCTCCTGGCAGATATGTTAAAATATCTTTTAAGGAATTAAAACATGATAAAGAAACTTGAAACTATTCCAAATAATACATCAGACATTTATTACAGGGGACCCGAGAACTAATTCTGGCTTATCCATTATCTTTCGGTTTCCTATGGTTTGCTGAAATCACTCTAGGCAAATTCTGTAATAGTTTTCATTGTACCTACAAAATGCGTGTTTTCTTAGCCAATATCCCTGGTCACTATTGTGTTCTCTTGTTCTAACGAGCTTGTAGAGAATATACGCTAAGCCTGAATACAAAACAAAACGCCATGATTTTTGTAAACGAACATGGCGTCTGTGAACTTAGTTACATCATATAAGCaggaaagtgattttttttcaaaataagtgATTCAATTTCGAAACTGCTTCTCACGTGAAAATAGCAAATTATGAGAAAATGAGCAAACTCGCTGTGGGATGAAGTCGCAACATTCCGAGACTCAAAACCACTAATCAGCAATGTGTCATGTAACATTACCTGTCCATGCCGTCCACTTGTCTCTTTCAGAGAACGGCCACACCTATCTCCTCGACCTTAAACCTGTCTAAAGGATAACAAGCCATTGTCCCGAATAGATAACAATTTGCCATAATCgttcatatctttttttttcaatgtatttttGCAATTACCATGAATTGTATTTTGCAGCCCTAGTCGTCAGGAACGTTTCATTATTGCGGCATTTGGGTAGGTAGAAGGTCCCTGTGAGGTCTCCTTGGATTCACTCCACGATTATGTTTTCAAATGTTTACTGGGT
Above is a genomic segment from Bacillus rossius redtenbacheri isolate Brsri chromosome 7, Brsri_v3, whole genome shotgun sequence containing:
- the LOC134533688 gene encoding lathosterol oxidase-like, with product MGSDADAASKKQNGGPTVPYDPMAVTWMDSHSETVDKVWGRVPELLRPVIVFLAVFVMGATMRGEWLIMFIHCLKYLGIIHGDASISFSHIKWSEVTLESLYLKNVFYYWLAACTVSYTMYFAIGGFLHWYYYLNKRDRPHEWKCQPEKFMPPDLERHEIVFGCTSLAFTSTLSGAVACWVSNGGWSTVYYEFGEFSWTWWFAQWPVIFVYQDYTTYWLHRIYHTPFLYKHFHKMHHKYKQPTAFSVTAIHPVEILHIQIFMMLPIFSVPIHFVPFYVIALFTYYNGIIDHSGIDFKAPWWLPWQPDTIFHDNHHQYFHVNFGFNCYFWDMIHGTYRRKDRIYTEDTFYGQGKSLKEASKEEIITDLKERESENPIAFRGNYDGFKISQEELKKIG